The following coding sequences lie in one Apium graveolens cultivar Ventura chromosome 1, ASM990537v1, whole genome shotgun sequence genomic window:
- the LOC141720034 gene encoding uncharacterized protein LOC141720034 — translation MGVILLLVLLPNLLQILIYQLKFHFKEKVDFGFQKMQEEMRELKDVGFQKMHEEMRELKADVGFQKMQEEMRELKAALQSFQNDLQRSPRMGNPDMLDLMNGLQELKDMMAPQQVENPVDGQSGEVDEENSLALRS, via the exons ATGGGAGTAATCTTATTGCTAGTTTTACTACCAAACCTGCTACAGATTTTAATTTACCAATTGAAGTTCCATTTTAAG GAGAAGGTTGATTTCGGCTTCCAGAAAATGCAGGAGGAGATGCGAGAGCTGAAAGATGTCGGCTTCCAGAAAATGCATGAGGAGATGCGAGAGCTGAAAGCAGATGTCGGCTTCCAGAAAATGCAGGAGGAGATGCGAGAGCTGAAAGCCGCTCTTCAATCGTTTCAGAATGATTTGCAGAGAAGCCCCAGGATGGGGAATCCGGACATGCTAGACCTGATGAATGGCCTTCAGGAGCTAAAGGATATGATGGCTCCGCAACAGGTAGAGAATCCAGTTGATGGGCAATCCGGAGAAGTTGATGAGGAGAATTCTTTAGCATTGAGGAGCTAA